The sequence below is a genomic window from Gemmatimonadales bacterium.
GCGTCAAGCGGGGCTGCGAGACGGGCGAGTGCGGCGCGTGCGCCGTGCTGCTCGACGGCGAGCCGGTCAACTCCTGCCTCATGTTCGCGGCCCAGGCGGAGGGACGCGGGCTCACCACCATCGAGGGCATCGCCGAGCGCGACCGGCTCGACCCGATCCAGGAGGCGTTCCTGGAGCACGGCGGCGTCCAGTGCGGCTACTGCACGCCCGCGATGGTGCTCTGCGCCAAGGCGCTGCTCGAGCGGTCGGCGCATCCCACCGAGGCCGAGGTCCGGGAGGCGCTGGGCGGCGTGTTCTGCCGGTGCACCGGGTACAAGAAGCCGGTCGAGGCCGTGCTGGCCGCGGCCTCCACCGGGCGCGGCGGCAGGGCGCCCGTCCGGGCCGCGGCCGCGCGGCCCAGCCGGGCGGCGGCCCGCGCCAGGAAGGGGGCCGGGCGATGAGCGCGCACCGCGTCGTCGGCCGGCGCGCCCGCAAGGTGGACGGCCTCAAGCTCGTCACGGGCCGGACCGCCTTCACCGACGACATCGACCTGCCGGGCCTGCTGATCGGCAAGATCCTGCCGAGCCCGCACGCCCACGCGCGCATCAAGCGGATCGACACGCGCCGGGCGAAGGCGCTGCCGGGCGTGCACGCCGTGCTGACGTACCAGGACGTGCCGCGGGTGCCGCACACCACGGCCGGCCAGGCCTGGCCCGAGCCCTCGCCGTACGACACCTACCTGCTCGACTCCAAGGTCCGCCACGTGGGGGACCGGGTGGCCGCGGTGGCCGCCGAGACCCGCGCCATCGCCGAGGAGGCGCTGCGCCGCATCGAGGTGGACTACGAGGTGCTGCCGGCGGTGCTCGACATGGAGCACGCGATGGACAAGGGCGCCGCCGTGATCCACGACGAGCCCGACTCGACGGGCATCGACGACGCCGCGCGCAACCTCGCGGGCGAGATCCACCGCGAGCTGGGCAGCGCCGAGCAGGGGTTCCGGCAGGCCGACCTGATCGTGGAGCGCGAGTACCGCACCCCCCGCCAGCAGCACGCGGCCATCGAGCCCCACATCGTCATCTGCTGGCTGGACGCCGACGACCGGCTGGTGATCCGCACCAGCACCCAGATCCCGTTCCACGTGCGTCGCCAGGTGGCGATGATCCTGCAGATCCCGGTGAGCCGCATCCGCGTCATCAAGCCGCGCATCGGCGGCGGGTTCGGCGGCA
It includes:
- a CDS encoding (2Fe-2S)-binding protein, which gives rise to MSDLVIHLRVNGEPRRWTVAPGDLLLDVLRREGYWGVKRGCETGECGACAVLLDGEPVNSCLMFAAQAEGRGLTTIEGIAERDRLDPIQEAFLEHGGVQCGYCTPAMVLCAKALLERSAHPTEAEVREALGGVFCRCTGYKKPVEAVLAAASTGRGGRAPVRAAAARPSRAAARARKGAGR